One Kineococcus radiotolerans SRS30216 = ATCC BAA-149 DNA window includes the following coding sequences:
- a CDS encoding cystathionine beta-synthase has translation MRYAETVVDLVGGTPLVKLNRVTEGLACTVLAKVEYLNPGGSVKDRIATRMIEAAEAEGLLKPGGTIVEPTSGNTGVGLALVAQQRGYKCVFVCPDKVGADKRNVLKAYGAEVVVCPTAVPPEDPQSYYSVSDRLVREIEGAWKPNQYSNVHGPRSHYETTGPEIWADTEGRITHFVTGVGTGGTITGTGRYLKEQGPVKVIGADPEGSVYSGGTGRPYLVEGVGEDFWPTAYDPSIPDEIIAVSDADSFEMTRRLAREEGLLVGGSCGMAVVAALRAAKDLGPDDVVVVLLPDGGRGYLGKIFNDDWMASYGFLDSGARGTVGEVLRAKTTGLPALVHTHPTETVHDVIEIMREYGVSQLPVVGAEPPVMAGEIAGAVNERALLDALFTGRAKMSDAVSAHMGPALPLVGAGQSVEDVRSVFSGADAAVVVEDGKPTGVITRHDLLAYLAISH, from the coding sequence ATGCGCTACGCCGAGACCGTCGTCGACCTCGTGGGCGGGACCCCGCTGGTCAAGCTCAACCGCGTCACCGAGGGCCTGGCCTGCACGGTGCTCGCGAAGGTCGAGTACCTCAACCCGGGCGGCTCCGTGAAGGACCGCATCGCGACCCGCATGATCGAGGCCGCCGAGGCCGAGGGGCTGCTGAAGCCGGGCGGCACGATCGTCGAGCCCACCAGCGGCAACACCGGCGTCGGCCTCGCGCTCGTCGCCCAGCAACGCGGCTACAAGTGCGTCTTCGTGTGCCCCGACAAGGTCGGCGCCGACAAGCGGAACGTGCTCAAGGCCTACGGCGCGGAGGTCGTCGTGTGCCCCACCGCCGTCCCGCCGGAGGACCCGCAGTCCTACTACTCGGTCTCCGACCGCCTCGTGCGCGAGATCGAGGGCGCCTGGAAGCCGAACCAGTACAGCAACGTCCACGGCCCGCGCAGCCACTACGAGACGACCGGCCCGGAGATCTGGGCCGACACCGAGGGCCGGATCACCCACTTCGTCACCGGCGTCGGCACCGGCGGGACGATCACCGGCACCGGCCGCTACCTCAAGGAGCAGGGCCCGGTGAAGGTCATCGGCGCCGACCCGGAGGGCTCGGTCTACTCCGGCGGCACCGGGCGCCCCTACCTCGTCGAGGGGGTGGGGGAGGACTTCTGGCCCACCGCCTACGACCCCTCGATCCCGGACGAGATCATCGCCGTCTCCGACGCGGACTCCTTCGAGATGACCCGCCGCCTGGCCCGCGAGGAGGGTCTGCTGGTCGGCGGCTCCTGCGGGATGGCCGTCGTCGCGGCCCTGCGCGCGGCGAAGGACCTCGGCCCCGACGACGTCGTCGTCGTGCTCCTGCCCGACGGCGGCCGCGGCTACCTCGGCAAGATCTTCAACGACGACTGGATGGCGTCCTACGGGTTCCTCGACTCCGGGGCCCGCGGCACGGTGGGCGAGGTGCTGCGCGCGAAGACCACCGGGCTGCCCGCGCTGGTGCACACCCACCCCACCGAGACCGTCCACGACGTCATCGAGATCATGCGTGAGTACGGCGTCTCGCAGCTGCCCGTCGTGGGGGCCGAACCGCCCGTGATGGCCGGTGAGATCGCCGGGGCGGTGAACGAGCGCGCCCTGCTCGACGCCCTGTTCACCGGCCGGGCGAAGATGTCCGACGCCGTCAGCGCCCACATGGGCCCGGCCCTGCCGCTGGTCGGGGCGGGTCAGTCGGTCGAGGACGTGCGCTCGGTGTTCTCCGGCGCCGACGCCGCCGTCGTGGTCGAGGACGGCAAGCCCACCGGCGTCATCACCCGCCACGACCTGCTGGCCTACCTGGCCATCTCCCACTGA
- a CDS encoding ATP-binding protein yields the protein MTRSGAQRLLALVLALGLVSVAPTVVANLVTGRSATPPAWAAAVCTAYLAVFVVLLVQAVRRGACGPAAWALVVVGDVALATYPVVSPHVDDDVPWVLALSAITVGAGAVAAPSLGGALGLTAVHLLLRQLLQLSGVWSVRADIAVVETVGQLVIAVAASVAVQAVQESARSVEQARDAAARAAAAAAAARAEEVENSRWDGIVHDDVLASLSTAAHARDAADRGRARAAAERALASVDGGLAGARDTGPVGAAETVSRLRSAVLALHPGAVLSAPDAPAGQLAPEAVDALVAATAEAVRNAVRHGSRAGRVPDVRVRVRADARRGRFGVEVRDDGAGFDARRATPRLGLAVSVRRRADVVGGRALVRSAPGVGTVVLLGVPLLGTSAEGAG from the coding sequence GTGACCCGTTCCGGCGCGCAGCGGCTGCTCGCCCTGGTCCTGGCCCTGGGGCTGGTCTCGGTGGCCCCCACCGTCGTCGCGAACCTGGTGACCGGCCGCTCGGCCACGCCGCCGGCCTGGGCGGCGGCGGTGTGCACGGCCTACCTGGCCGTCTTCGTCGTGCTGCTGGTCCAGGCCGTGCGGCGCGGGGCGTGCGGTCCGGCGGCCTGGGCGCTCGTCGTCGTGGGCGACGTCGCCCTCGCCACCTACCCCGTGGTCTCCCCGCACGTCGACGACGACGTCCCCTGGGTGCTGGCGCTGTCGGCCATCACCGTGGGGGCGGGAGCGGTCGCGGCCCCGTCGCTGGGCGGTGCGCTCGGGCTCACCGCGGTCCACCTGCTCCTGCGCCAGCTCCTGCAGCTGAGCGGGGTGTGGAGCGTGCGGGCCGACATCGCCGTCGTGGAGACCGTCGGGCAGCTGGTGATCGCGGTGGCGGCCTCGGTCGCGGTCCAGGCCGTGCAGGAGTCGGCGCGGTCGGTGGAGCAGGCCCGCGACGCCGCCGCGCGCGCGGCCGCGGCGGCCGCGGCGGCCCGCGCGGAGGAGGTGGAGAACTCCCGTTGGGACGGGATCGTCCACGACGACGTGCTCGCCTCGCTGTCCACGGCGGCGCACGCCCGCGACGCCGCGGACCGGGGGCGGGCCCGGGCCGCGGCCGAGCGGGCGCTGGCCAGCGTCGACGGCGGGCTCGCCGGGGCCCGCGACACCGGGCCCGTGGGGGCGGCGGAGACCGTGTCCCGCCTGCGCAGCGCGGTGCTCGCGCTGCACCCGGGCGCGGTGCTGAGCGCCCCGGACGCCCCCGCGGGGCAGCTGGCCCCGGAGGCGGTGGACGCGCTGGTCGCGGCGACGGCGGAGGCCGTGCGCAACGCCGTGCGGCACGGGTCGCGGGCCGGGCGGGTCCCGGACGTGCGGGTGCGGGTCCGCGCCGACGCCCGGCGGGGGCGGTTCGGCGTCGAGGTGCGTGACGACGGCGCCGGCTTCGACGCCCGCCGGGCGACCCCGCGGCTGGGTCTGGCGGTGTCGGTGCGCCGGCGCGCCGACGTCGTCGGCGGCCGGGCCCTGGTGCGGTCCGCGCCCGGGGTCGGCACCGTGGTCCTGCTGGGCGTCCCGCTGCTGGGGACGAGCGCGGAGGGCGCCGGGTGA
- a CDS encoding sigma factor-like helix-turn-helix DNA-binding protein — protein sequence MTTLRIAAVDDHPALLAGLQLELARLEPSLEFVATAPTVPDLLFQLEGAVPPDVVLLDLRLGDGSRPAGNVAALLAAGSRVLVYTEGREHTPALEALQAGAQGVLLKDRPVATVAEALRAVAAGDTVPSAETAAALQVDETLTSHLSPQERRVLELYAGGMPARSVALRLGVTLETAKSYLKRIRAKYAALDRPAYTRMELYRRAVEDGVLAPLMPPATRGPED from the coding sequence GTGACCACCCTGCGCATCGCGGCGGTCGACGACCACCCGGCTCTGCTCGCCGGGCTGCAGCTCGAGCTCGCCCGCCTGGAGCCCTCGCTGGAGTTCGTCGCCACCGCCCCCACCGTGCCCGACCTGCTGTTCCAGCTGGAGGGGGCGGTGCCGCCCGACGTCGTCCTGCTGGACCTGCGCCTGGGCGACGGCTCGCGCCCCGCGGGCAACGTGGCGGCCCTGCTCGCCGCCGGCAGCCGCGTCCTGGTCTACACCGAGGGCCGCGAGCACACCCCGGCCCTGGAGGCGCTGCAGGCGGGCGCCCAGGGCGTGCTGCTCAAGGACCGCCCGGTCGCGACGGTCGCGGAGGCGCTGCGCGCCGTGGCCGCCGGCGACACCGTCCCCTCGGCGGAGACGGCCGCGGCCCTGCAGGTCGACGAGACCCTGACCTCGCACCTGTCCCCGCAGGAGCGGCGGGTGCTGGAGCTGTACGCGGGCGGGATGCCGGCGCGGTCGGTCGCGCTGCGCCTGGGGGTGACGCTGGAGACGGCCAAGAGCTACCTCAAGCGCATCCGCGCGAAGTACGCCGCCCTGGACCGGCCGGCCTACACCCGCATGGAGCTGTACCGGCGCGCGGTGGAGGACGGCGTCCTCGCCCCTCTCATGCCGCCGGCGACCCGTGGTCCCGAGGACTGA
- a CDS encoding efflux RND transporter periplasmic adaptor subunit, producing MGVVRTIVFPALRLLVWALIAVALLYIAFVRGSGEDTEAAASPSAVVDPPAAAVVRGDVTNTVSLQGSIQADPATTVKATATGVVGKVRAEVGDDVEKGTPLFTVAVTTEPPPATDPLAPPAAPTTRTVTVSATVPGTLATLDVLPQQAVTVGDAVASVSPGTLTVSAPMTQAQQFRLLQPPSTARVTVPGGPGTFECTDLRTGTPATTPETPDPDAGYVDPYADPSSAMTGATVSCAVPAGVQVFAGLSATVDVTAGSATGVLLAPVTAVQGSVGTGTVWLVADDGAQVETQVSLGLTDGQNVEITQGLEEGQQILQFVPGTDTPAGQPGGGMYGMGY from the coding sequence GTGGGCGTTGTCCGCACGATCGTCTTCCCCGCCCTGAGACTCCTCGTCTGGGCGCTCATCGCCGTCGCCCTGCTCTACATCGCGTTCGTGCGCGGCTCCGGGGAGGACACCGAGGCCGCCGCCAGCCCCTCCGCCGTCGTCGACCCGCCCGCGGCGGCGGTGGTGCGAGGCGACGTGACCAACACCGTGTCCCTCCAGGGCAGCATCCAGGCCGACCCGGCCACCACCGTCAAGGCCACCGCGACCGGGGTCGTCGGCAAGGTCCGCGCCGAGGTCGGCGACGACGTGGAGAAGGGCACCCCGCTGTTCACCGTCGCGGTGACCACCGAACCGCCCCCCGCCACCGACCCCCTCGCCCCGCCCGCCGCGCCCACCACCCGGACCGTCACCGTCTCCGCGACCGTCCCGGGCACCCTCGCCACCCTCGACGTCCTCCCCCAGCAGGCCGTGACCGTCGGCGACGCCGTCGCCAGCGTCAGCCCGGGGACCCTCACCGTCTCCGCCCCCATGACCCAGGCCCAGCAGTTCCGCCTCCTCCAGCCCCCCTCGACCGCCCGGGTCACCGTGCCCGGCGGCCCCGGCACGTTCGAGTGCACCGACCTGCGCACCGGCACCCCCGCGACGACGCCCGAGACCCCCGACCCGGACGCGGGGTACGTCGACCCCTACGCCGACCCGTCCTCGGCCATGACCGGGGCGACCGTGTCCTGCGCCGTCCCCGCCGGGGTGCAGGTCTTCGCCGGGCTCAGCGCCACCGTCGACGTCACCGCCGGCTCCGCGACCGGGGTCCTGCTGGCGCCGGTCACCGCCGTCCAGGGCAGCGTGGGCACGGGCACGGTGTGGCTCGTGGCCGACGACGGCGCGCAGGTCGAGACCCAGGTCTCCCTGGGGCTGACCGACGGCCAGAACGTCGAGATCACCCAGGGCCTGGAGGAGGGCCAGCAGATCCTGCAGTTCGTCCCCGGCACCGACACCCCGGCCGGCCAGCCCGGCGGCGGGATGTACGGGATGGGCTACTGA
- the msrA gene encoding peptide-methionine (S)-S-oxide reductase MsrA, producing MVTADQALRGSATRRFEVPATHAVLGTPLEGPWPEGTEVISFAMGCYWGAERIFWRQPGVVTTAAGFQGGFTENPTYEESTTGRTGHAETVLVAYDPTATSAEQLLKIFWENHDPTQGYRQGNDRGTEYRSAVYTTTDEQWEAAQRTRETFQRELTEHGHGRITTEIRRASEAGPFWYAEDYHQQYLEKVPNGYCNHGPNGLTCQIGLVPAAE from the coding sequence ATGGTGACCGCGGACCAGGCCCTGCGGGGCTCGGCGACGCGGCGCTTCGAGGTCCCCGCGACCCACGCGGTCCTGGGCACCCCGCTGGAGGGGCCGTGGCCCGAGGGCACCGAGGTGATCTCGTTCGCCATGGGCTGCTACTGGGGCGCGGAGCGCATCTTCTGGCGCCAGCCGGGGGTCGTGACGACCGCGGCGGGCTTCCAGGGGGGCTTCACGGAGAACCCGACGTACGAGGAGTCCACGACGGGCCGCACCGGCCACGCCGAGACGGTCCTCGTGGCCTACGACCCCACCGCGACGTCCGCGGAGCAGCTGCTGAAGATCTTCTGGGAGAACCACGACCCCACGCAGGGCTACCGCCAGGGCAACGACCGCGGCACGGAGTACCGCTCGGCCGTCTACACGACGACCGACGAGCAGTGGGAGGCGGCGCAGCGCACCCGCGAGACGTTCCAGCGCGAGCTGACCGAGCACGGGCACGGGCGGATCACCACCGAGATCCGCCGGGCGTCGGAGGCGGGCCCGTTCTGGTACGCCGAGGACTACCACCAGCAGTACCTGGAGAAGGTGCCGAACGGCTACTGCAACCACGGGCCGAACGGGCTGACCTGCCAGATCGGGCTGGTCCCGGCCGCGGAGTGA
- a CDS encoding Bax inhibitor-1/YccA family protein has protein sequence MESKNPVFARSQEWKGNGYASFDAPSSAQRQAAPADASARTLQDWYQKPSATPAQSRRMTLDDVVVRTASLFAVLLVGAAGGYLGVRSGQMGFGLVIGAALVGMVLGLWAQLSKKVRPGVMFAYAVVEGAFVGGISALYASLYDGIIGQAVIGTLAAFGGMLIAYKTGVVRNSPRFTKVLMIAGIGYLVFGLVNLVASLAGIGSVYSGGGLLAIVVSAFGVVLASLFLVLDFDHIEQGIRNGLPVKESWRAGFGLMVTLVWLYLEILRLIAILRGND, from the coding sequence ATGGAGAGCAAGAACCCGGTCTTCGCACGCAGCCAGGAGTGGAAGGGCAACGGCTACGCCTCGTTCGACGCGCCCAGCTCGGCGCAGCGGCAGGCGGCACCGGCCGACGCTTCCGCCCGCACGCTGCAGGACTGGTACCAGAAGCCGTCCGCCACCCCGGCGCAGTCGCGCCGGATGACCCTCGACGACGTCGTGGTCCGCACGGCGTCGCTGTTCGCGGTCCTGCTCGTCGGTGCCGCCGGCGGGTACCTCGGCGTCCGGTCCGGCCAGATGGGCTTCGGCCTCGTCATCGGTGCCGCGCTGGTCGGGATGGTCCTGGGCCTGTGGGCCCAGCTGTCCAAGAAGGTCCGCCCGGGTGTGATGTTCGCCTACGCGGTCGTCGAGGGCGCGTTCGTGGGTGGCATCTCCGCCCTGTACGCCTCGCTGTACGACGGCATCATCGGCCAGGCCGTCATCGGCACCCTCGCCGCCTTCGGCGGGATGCTCATCGCCTACAAGACGGGCGTCGTCCGCAACAGCCCCCGCTTCACCAAGGTGCTGATGATCGCGGGCATCGGGTACCTGGTCTTCGGGCTGGTCAACCTCGTCGCCTCCCTCGCGGGCATCGGCAGCGTCTACTCCGGCGGCGGCCTGCTGGCCATCGTCGTCAGCGCCTTCGGCGTCGTCCTGGCCTCGCTGTTCCTGGTCCTGGACTTCGACCACATCGAGCAGGGCATCCGCAACGGCCTGCCCGTCAAGGAGTCCTGGCGCGCCGGCTTCGGCCTGATGGTGACCCTGGTGTGGCTGTACCTGGAGATCCTGCGCCTCATCGCGATCCTGCGCGGCAACGACTGA
- a CDS encoding ABC transporter permease: MIGLLAAISEAWSEIRVNRVRVVLSLVGVFLAVFAMTTITAAGNMARQMVGESTERSSGRPATIRVDAYPMSASTAETLRTTQTALREAATRHETAWWGLASQQGSQLTVRFPAGTQLVTASTVDPSYGTMHRVITEEGRWFAASDTDAFAPRLVVNRAFADQLGGFDPANPLTVVLGGDTPVTATVIGISSSASYDAATPGAYVLNSDAQRWNLTGDPASTAGPGLEMWVPDADAEALVAALQSEVQASLPGYSVSVWRQDAGAELGILDTVLAYGVRGVGVFALLLGGIGVLNVGLVTVRQRIREIGVRRSFGATGSRVFFAVLFESVAATFVAGLLAVMLSIILVSNFPLDAVLPAGVTLEDVPPFPVRAAVEGLVAATLVGALAGLVPATMAVRAKVIDAIRY, translated from the coding sequence GTGATCGGGCTCCTCGCGGCGATCTCCGAGGCCTGGAGCGAGATCCGCGTCAACCGCGTCCGCGTGGTGCTGTCCCTGGTGGGCGTCTTCCTCGCCGTCTTCGCCATGACGACCATCACCGCCGCCGGGAACATGGCCCGGCAGATGGTCGGGGAGAGCACCGAACGCTCCTCCGGGCGCCCGGCCACCATCCGGGTCGACGCCTACCCCATGTCGGCCAGCACCGCCGAGACCCTCCGCACCACGCAGACCGCGCTGCGCGAGGCGGCCACCCGGCACGAGACGGCCTGGTGGGGCCTGGCCTCCCAGCAGGGCAGTCAGCTCACGGTGCGCTTCCCCGCCGGCACGCAACTGGTCACCGCCTCCACGGTCGACCCCAGCTACGGCACGATGCACCGGGTCATCACCGAGGAGGGCCGCTGGTTCGCGGCATCCGACACGGACGCCTTCGCCCCGCGCCTCGTGGTGAACCGGGCCTTCGCCGACCAGCTCGGCGGGTTCGACCCCGCGAACCCGCTCACCGTCGTCCTCGGCGGCGACACCCCGGTGACGGCGACCGTCATCGGCATCTCCTCCTCGGCCAGCTACGACGCCGCGACCCCGGGGGCGTACGTGCTCAACAGCGACGCCCAGCGGTGGAACCTCACGGGCGACCCGGCCAGCACCGCGGGGCCCGGCCTGGAGATGTGGGTGCCCGACGCGGACGCCGAGGCCCTCGTTGCCGCCCTGCAGAGCGAGGTGCAGGCCAGCCTGCCGGGCTACTCGGTGTCCGTCTGGCGCCAGGACGCCGGCGCCGAGCTCGGCATCCTCGACACCGTCCTCGCCTACGGCGTGCGCGGCGTCGGGGTCTTCGCGCTGCTGCTCGGCGGCATCGGCGTCCTCAACGTCGGGCTGGTCACCGTCCGGCAGCGCATCCGCGAGATCGGCGTGCGGCGCAGCTTCGGCGCCACCGGCAGCCGGGTGTTCTTCGCGGTGCTCTTCGAGAGCGTCGCGGCCACGTTCGTCGCGGGTCTGCTCGCGGTGATGCTGTCGATCATCCTGGTGTCGAACTTCCCCCTCGACGCCGTCCTGCCCGCGGGGGTCACCCTGGAGGACGTCCCGCCGTTCCCGGTGCGGGCCGCGGTGGAGGGGCTCGTCGCCGCGACCCTCGTGGGGGCCCTGGCGGGTCTGGTCCCCGCGACCATGGCCGTGCGCGCCAAGGTCATCGACGCCATCCGCTACTGA
- a CDS encoding Gfo/Idh/MocA family protein, which translates to MVQRLGVVMNGVTGRMGYRQHLLRSVLAIREQGGVELPDGSRVQLEPLLVGRSEDKLREIARRHDLRHWTTDLDTALADDEYPLYFDAQITSARERSILAAIAAGRHVYTEKPTAESVEGALELARAAARAGVKNGVVHDKLFLPGLRKLKRLVDSGFFGEILSVRGEFGYWVFEGDWQPAQRPSWNYRAEDGGGIVADMFCHWNYVLEQIVAPVEAVTAKAVTHVPVRHDEHGEAYKATADDAAYAIFELEGGIIAQLNSSWAVRVDRDELVEFQVDGTLGSAVAGLFACRVQPRAVTPKAVWNPDLPEQHRYRDDWVPVPDNEPLDNGFKVQWEQFVRHVVADTPHPYDFLSGARGVRLAAAGLESSAQGRRVELADLAL; encoded by the coding sequence ATGGTGCAACGCCTCGGTGTGGTCATGAACGGTGTCACGGGACGGATGGGGTACCGGCAGCACCTGCTGCGCTCGGTCCTGGCCATCCGCGAGCAGGGCGGGGTCGAGCTCCCCGACGGCTCCCGCGTGCAGCTGGAACCGCTGCTCGTGGGGCGCTCGGAGGACAAGCTCCGCGAGATCGCCCGGCGCCACGACCTCCGGCACTGGACGACCGACCTCGACACCGCCCTCGCCGACGACGAGTACCCGCTCTACTTCGACGCCCAGATCACCTCCGCGCGCGAGCGCTCGATCCTCGCCGCCATCGCCGCGGGCCGCCACGTCTACACCGAGAAGCCCACCGCCGAGAGCGTCGAGGGAGCCCTCGAGCTGGCCCGGGCCGCCGCCCGCGCCGGGGTCAAGAACGGCGTCGTGCACGACAAGCTGTTCCTGCCCGGCCTGCGCAAGCTCAAGCGGCTCGTCGACTCCGGGTTCTTCGGCGAGATCCTCTCCGTCCGCGGGGAGTTCGGCTACTGGGTCTTCGAGGGCGACTGGCAGCCGGCCCAGCGCCCGAGCTGGAACTACCGGGCCGAGGACGGCGGCGGCATCGTCGCGGACATGTTCTGCCACTGGAACTACGTGCTGGAGCAGATCGTCGCCCCCGTCGAGGCCGTCACGGCCAAGGCCGTCACCCACGTCCCCGTGCGCCACGACGAGCACGGCGAGGCGTACAAGGCCACCGCCGACGACGCCGCCTACGCGATCTTCGAGCTCGAGGGCGGGATCATCGCCCAGCTGAACTCCTCCTGGGCCGTGCGCGTCGACCGCGACGAGCTCGTCGAGTTCCAGGTCGACGGGACCCTCGGCAGCGCCGTCGCCGGGTTGTTCGCCTGCCGGGTCCAGCCGCGCGCGGTGACCCCGAAGGCCGTGTGGAACCCCGACCTGCCCGAGCAGCACCGTTACCGCGACGACTGGGTCCCCGTCCCCGACAACGAACCGCTGGACAACGGGTTCAAGGTGCAGTGGGAGCAGTTCGTCCGCCACGTCGTCGCCGACACCCCCCACCCCTACGACTTCCTCTCCGGGGCGAGGGGGGTCCGGCTCGCGGCGGCCGGTCTGGAGTCGTCGGCGCAGGGCCGGCGCGTCGAGCTCGCGGACCTGGCGCTGTGA
- a CDS encoding dihydrodipicolinate synthase family protein, with amino-acid sequence MRLPRRRPDGGVELVEHAVSEPVDWEVPAGPARSRTAFAAAHVVPRAGAENVPGAPADLDWDATLAFRHRLWSLGLGVAEAMDTAQRGMGLDFAATTELVRRSATEAAAVGGRIAAGVGTDQLGPGPHTLDEVRAAYEEQLALVEDTGAQPILMASRHLAAAASGPEDYLALCSGLLAQVRRPAVLHWLGEVFDPALAGYWGSRPGDVAAATDTFVDLVRANAEHVDGVKVSLLDAEHEKDLRRRLPPGVRLYTGDDFNYPELVQGDGEHHSDALLGIFAGIAPAAAAALVRLDAGDVAGFRSALDPTVPLARHVFGAPTPYYKAGIAFLNFLDGRQPGYAMVGGLHSARSAVHQAETFRLADEAGVLSDPALAARRLRDYLAVHGLEV; translated from the coding sequence CTGCGGCTGCCGCGGCGCCGCCCCGACGGCGGGGTCGAGCTCGTCGAGCACGCCGTCTCCGAACCCGTGGACTGGGAGGTCCCCGCCGGCCCGGCCCGCAGCCGGACGGCGTTCGCCGCCGCCCACGTCGTCCCGCGCGCCGGGGCCGAGAACGTCCCCGGCGCCCCCGCCGACCTCGACTGGGACGCCACCCTGGCCTTCCGGCACCGGCTGTGGTCCCTCGGCCTCGGCGTCGCCGAGGCCATGGACACCGCCCAGCGGGGGATGGGCCTGGACTTCGCGGCCACGACGGAACTCGTGCGCCGCAGCGCGACCGAGGCCGCCGCGGTCGGGGGCCGCATCGCCGCCGGGGTCGGGACCGACCAGCTCGGGCCCGGCCCGCACACCCTCGACGAGGTGCGGGCGGCCTACGAGGAGCAGCTCGCCCTCGTCGAGGACACCGGCGCCCAGCCCATCCTCATGGCCAGCCGCCACCTCGCCGCCGCCGCCTCCGGGCCCGAGGACTACCTGGCCCTGTGCTCGGGGTTGCTCGCCCAGGTCCGCCGCCCCGCCGTCCTGCACTGGCTCGGGGAGGTCTTCGACCCCGCCCTGGCCGGGTACTGGGGCTCGCGCCCGGGCGACGTCGCCGCCGCCACCGACACGTTCGTGGACCTCGTGCGCGCCAACGCCGAGCACGTCGACGGGGTGAAGGTGTCGCTGCTCGACGCCGAGCACGAGAAGGACCTGCGGCGCCGCCTGCCCCCGGGCGTCCGGCTCTACACCGGCGACGACTTCAACTACCCCGAGCTCGTCCAGGGCGACGGGGAGCACCACTCCGACGCCCTGCTCGGGATCTTCGCCGGGATCGCCCCGGCGGCCGCCGCCGCCCTGGTGCGCCTGGACGCCGGCGACGTCGCCGGGTTCCGCTCCGCGCTGGACCCGACGGTCCCGCTGGCCCGCCACGTCTTCGGCGCCCCGACGCCCTACTACAAGGCCGGGATCGCGTTCCTGAACTTCCTCGACGGCCGCCAGCCCGGCTACGCGATGGTCGGGGGGCTGCACTCCGCGCGCAGCGCCGTGCACCAGGCCGAGACGTTCCGCCTCGCCGACGAGGCGGGGGTCCTCAGCGACCCGGCGCTGGCCGCGCGCCGGCTGCGGGACTACCTGGCGGTGCACGGCCTGGAGGTCTGA
- a CDS encoding ABC transporter ATP-binding protein yields MEGTSAPSTPVTTADDVVSLTDVSRTVRLPDGEDLHILTGVNLHIARGEHVAVVGRSGSGKSTLLNIVGLLDAPTGGRYLLDGRPVSGLSARRTAKLRGQTFGFVFQQFNLLPGRTATENVANPLMYAGGRDFLHRKRTARAMLERVGLGHRLDTMPEKLSGGEQQRVALARSLVRRPRVLLADEPTGALDVDTGSAVMDVLEELVRDDGTTLVTITHDLSVAARADRRFRLDHGVLTEITADALAAATAHRETV; encoded by the coding sequence ATGGAGGGGACCTCCGCACCGAGCACGCCCGTCACCACCGCCGACGACGTCGTCTCCCTGACCGACGTCAGCCGGACGGTGCGCCTGCCCGACGGCGAGGACCTGCACATCCTCACCGGGGTGAACCTGCACATCGCCCGCGGCGAGCACGTCGCCGTCGTGGGCCGGTCCGGGTCGGGCAAGTCGACCCTGCTGAACATCGTCGGGCTGCTCGACGCCCCCACCGGCGGCCGGTACCTGCTCGACGGGAGACCCGTCTCGGGACTGTCCGCCCGCCGCACGGCGAAGCTGCGCGGGCAGACGTTCGGCTTCGTCTTTCAGCAGTTCAACCTGCTGCCCGGGCGCACCGCGACGGAGAACGTCGCCAACCCGCTGATGTACGCCGGCGGCCGCGACTTCCTGCATCGCAAGCGGACCGCGCGCGCCATGCTGGAACGCGTCGGGCTGGGCCACCGCCTCGACACCATGCCCGAGAAGCTGTCCGGCGGTGAGCAGCAGCGCGTCGCATTGGCGCGCAGCCTGGTCCGGCGCCCCCGCGTCCTGTTGGCCGACGAACCCACCGGCGCCCTCGACGTCGACACCGGTTCCGCCGTCATGGACGTGCTCGAGGAACTCGTCCGCGACGACGGCACGACGCTGGTCACCATCACCCACGACCTGTCGGTCGCCGCCCGCGCCGACCGGCGGTTCCGCCTCGACCACGGCGTCCTCACCGAGATCACCGCCGACGCCCTGGCGGCGGCCACCGCGCACCGGGAGACGGTGTGA